A genomic window from Pyxicephalus adspersus chromosome 2, UCB_Pads_2.0, whole genome shotgun sequence includes:
- the LOC140324271 gene encoding very-long-chain 3-oxoacyl-CoA reductase-like → MRLIFRSVLNGEKYVVTGATDGIGKAYARELARRGLDVVLISRTLEKLKKVAEEIEQEFGRKTKVIQVDFTNGSEIYQRIKEELNGLEIGILVNNVGMKISEDPTRYLDAPNIDQMLDKTINCNILSVLWMTRTILPQMLQRKKGLIINLSSEVGNRPYPMSLVYSASKVFVDFFSRGLHVEYKSKGITVQSVMPLLVSTDMTYKMNTNIFVKSPEEFAREALNTVGYTNRTSGCLSHSLQSYGLDLIPDSIFNPLLTKDTLGNVYNNVKKDYLKNKKEK, encoded by the exons TGGTCACAGGTGCTACAGATGGCATAGGGAAGGCATATGCTCGAGAG CTTGCCAGGAGAGGTCTGGACGTTGTGCTCATAAGCCGCACCTTGGAGAAGCTTAAGAAGGTGGCTGAAGAAATAG aacaagaatTTGGACGCAAGACTAAAGTAATCCAAGTGGACTTTACAAATGGATCAGAAATCTACCAGAGGATTAAAGAAGAATTGAATGGGCTGGAGATTGGAATTCTGg ttaataatgTAGGTATGAAAATATCAGAAGACCCAACCAGATATCTGGATGCCCCCAATATAGATCAG ATGTTGGACAAAACAATCAACTGTAATATCCTGTCCGTCCTATGG ATGACTCGGACAATTCTGCCTCAAATGTTGCAGAG AAAGAAAGGCCTCATTATAAATCTTTCTTCTGAAGTTGGAAATCGTCCATATCCGATGTCACTTGTCTATAGTGCCTCAAAA GTCTTTGTGGATTTCTTTTCTCGGGGTCTACATGTGGAATACAAGTCTAAGGGTATAACAGTGCAG AGTGTAATGCCATTGTTGGTCTCAACGGACATGActtataaaatgaacacaaacatATTTGTGAAATCACCTGAAGAGTTTGCTCGTGAGGCACTCAACACTGTTGGATACACTAACAGGACCAGCGGATGTCTCTCACACTCCCTCCAG AGTTATGGTCTGGACCTCATTCCAGATAGCATTTTCAATCCATTGCTGACTAAGGACACACTTGGAAATGTTTACAACAATGTGAAAAAAGACTACCtcaaaaacaagaaagagaaatGA